From Osmerus eperlanus chromosome 28, fOsmEpe2.1, whole genome shotgun sequence, the proteins below share one genomic window:
- the zdhhc12a gene encoding palmitoyltransferase ZDHHC12-A isoform X2, which translates to MLKNIFRSGHLIRTTHVVLTWVITLILFLHNTDLRRQEEKGDLTQPVVFSLLVLLSVMLYFTVSLMDPGFVLSDSIKCPQAVSEELEEMMPDSTTPRLRRCGYCLFQQPMRAKHCHTCKHCVRRFDHHCPWIDNCVGERNHRWFIIYLTVQLVVLLWALQIAWSGISFTDTWKVWFRVNGFLLASLGLIGVFSLVVVVLMCCHLYLVSVSATTWEFMSRHRISYLKSCSDEENPFDRGLFCNLWDFFCLCRTVVWEQVYYRGSHSYV; encoded by the exons AtgttaaaaaacatttttcGATCTGGTCATCTAATTAGGACCACACATGTTGTCCTGACATGGGTTATTACTTTGATTCTATTCCTACATAACACAG ACTTGAGAAGACAAGAGGAGAAGGGTGATTTGACGCAGCCAGTGGTGTTCTCCTTGCTGGTTTTGCTGTCAGTAATGCTGTACTTCACCGTGTCTTTAATGGACCCGGGATTTGTCCTCTCTGACAGTATTAAG TGTCCTCAGGCTGTAAGTGAAGAGTTGGAGGAGATGATGCCTGATAGCACCACTCCTCGATTACGCCGTTGTGGATACTGTCTTTTCCAG CAACCTATGAGGGCCAAGCACTGCCATACCTGTAAACACTGTGTGCGTCGGTTTGATCATCACTGTCCTTGGATCGACAATTGTGTTGGGGAAAGGAACCACCGCTGGTTCATCATATATCTGACAGTGCAGCTGGTGGTTTTACTCTGGGCCCTTCAGATAGCATG GTCGGGCATCTCTTTTACTGACACATGGAAGGTGTGGTTCAGAGTAAATGGCTTCCTGCTGGCTTCGCTGGGTCTTATAGGTGTTTTCTCTTTGGTGGTGGTCGTCCTCATGTGCTGCCACTTGTATCTGGTCTCTGTCAGCGCTACCACTTGGGAATTCATGTCTCGACACAGAATCTCCTATCTAAAGAGCTGCAGCGATGAGGAGAACCCTTTTGATCGGGGCCTTTTCTGTAATCTGTGGGACTTCTTCTGCTTGTGCCGGACAGTCGTCTGGGAGCAGGTGTACTACAGAGGGAGCCACAGTTATGTCTGA
- the zdhhc12a gene encoding palmitoyltransferase ZDHHC12-A isoform X1: MLKNIFRSGHLIRTTHVVLTWVITLILFLHNTDLRRQEEKGDLTQPVVFSLLVLLSVMLYFTVSLMDPGFVLSDSIKTYNNMCYQCPQAVSEELEEMMPDSTTPRLRRCGYCLFQQPMRAKHCHTCKHCVRRFDHHCPWIDNCVGERNHRWFIIYLTVQLVVLLWALQIAWSGISFTDTWKVWFRVNGFLLASLGLIGVFSLVVVVLMCCHLYLVSVSATTWEFMSRHRISYLKSCSDEENPFDRGLFCNLWDFFCLCRTVVWEQVYYRGSHSYV; the protein is encoded by the exons AtgttaaaaaacatttttcGATCTGGTCATCTAATTAGGACCACACATGTTGTCCTGACATGGGTTATTACTTTGATTCTATTCCTACATAACACAG ACTTGAGAAGACAAGAGGAGAAGGGTGATTTGACGCAGCCAGTGGTGTTCTCCTTGCTGGTTTTGCTGTCAGTAATGCTGTACTTCACCGTGTCTTTAATGGACCCGGGATTTGTCCTCTCTGACAGTATTAAG ACATACAATAACATGTGTTACCAGTGTCCTCAGGCTGTAAGTGAAGAGTTGGAGGAGATGATGCCTGATAGCACCACTCCTCGATTACGCCGTTGTGGATACTGTCTTTTCCAG CAACCTATGAGGGCCAAGCACTGCCATACCTGTAAACACTGTGTGCGTCGGTTTGATCATCACTGTCCTTGGATCGACAATTGTGTTGGGGAAAGGAACCACCGCTGGTTCATCATATATCTGACAGTGCAGCTGGTGGTTTTACTCTGGGCCCTTCAGATAGCATG GTCGGGCATCTCTTTTACTGACACATGGAAGGTGTGGTTCAGAGTAAATGGCTTCCTGCTGGCTTCGCTGGGTCTTATAGGTGTTTTCTCTTTGGTGGTGGTCGTCCTCATGTGCTGCCACTTGTATCTGGTCTCTGTCAGCGCTACCACTTGGGAATTCATGTCTCGACACAGAATCTCCTATCTAAAGAGCTGCAGCGATGAGGAGAACCCTTTTGATCGGGGCCTTTTCTGTAATCTGTGGGACTTCTTCTGCTTGTGCCGGACAGTCGTCTGGGAGCAGGTGTACTACAGAGGGAGCCACAGTTATGTCTGA